A single window of Micrococcaceae bacterium Sec5.1 DNA harbors:
- a CDS encoding 5-(carboxyamino)imidazole ribonucleotide synthase encodes MMAPPATALGFELRVLAEGEDVSAVPAVANAPIGDYKDLDALLEFSKGVDVLTFDHEHVPTQHLRALIDAGVNVQPGPDALVNAQDKLVMRAAIDRLGLPNPEWAAVDSVEELVAFGDKIGWPVVLKTPRGGYDGKGVRIVDSADDAAGTADWFQAMSPLLAEAKVDFSRELSALVARTPSGESRAWPVVHTIQVDGVCDEVIAPAQNIPLEVAAAAEGAALRIANELGVTGVMAAELFETPGVGAGFLINELAMRPHNTGHWTQDGSITSQFEQHLRAVLDLPLGATDAVAPVFVMKNFLGGDNQNLFEAFPMALAYEPAAKVHCYGKSVRAGRKIGHVNLAGTSTSEVDSIRQRATAVANIIRDGRMPAQTTHEETE; translated from the coding sequence ATGATGGCCCCGCCTGCTACCGCTCTAGGCTTCGAACTACGCGTTTTGGCTGAGGGCGAGGACGTTTCGGCTGTCCCCGCTGTGGCCAACGCCCCCATTGGCGACTACAAAGACCTGGACGCTCTGCTTGAGTTCTCCAAGGGCGTGGACGTCCTGACCTTCGATCACGAACACGTTCCTACACAACATCTGCGTGCCTTGATCGACGCCGGCGTGAATGTGCAGCCAGGACCTGATGCCTTGGTAAATGCGCAGGACAAGCTGGTGATGCGCGCGGCCATCGATCGCCTCGGGCTGCCCAACCCGGAGTGGGCCGCCGTTGATTCAGTAGAAGAACTGGTGGCCTTCGGCGACAAGATCGGCTGGCCTGTGGTGCTGAAGACGCCGCGCGGCGGCTACGACGGCAAGGGCGTCCGCATTGTTGACTCCGCCGATGACGCAGCTGGTACTGCGGACTGGTTCCAGGCCATGAGCCCCCTGCTTGCCGAAGCCAAGGTGGACTTCAGCCGCGAGCTCTCCGCCCTTGTAGCCCGCACACCAAGTGGTGAATCACGCGCCTGGCCGGTAGTTCACACCATTCAGGTAGACGGTGTGTGCGACGAAGTTATCGCCCCCGCACAGAACATTCCACTCGAAGTTGCCGCCGCAGCCGAGGGGGCTGCACTTCGGATCGCCAACGAACTCGGTGTTACGGGTGTCATGGCTGCCGAGCTCTTTGAAACCCCTGGGGTTGGCGCGGGCTTCCTCATCAACGAACTCGCCATGCGCCCCCACAACACAGGCCATTGGACGCAGGACGGATCCATCACCAGCCAATTCGAACAGCATCTGCGTGCGGTGCTGGACCTGCCGCTGGGCGCCACGGATGCTGTGGCGCCGGTATTTGTCATGAAGAATTTCCTGGGTGGGGATAACCAGAACCTCTTCGAAGCCTTCCCCATGGCCTTGGCTTACGAACCGGCAGCAAAGGTGCACTGCTACGGCAAGTCCGTACGGGCGGGGCGGAAGATCGGGCATGTCAATCTGGCTGGCACATCTACCTCGGAGGTAGATTCCATCCGCCAACGCGCCACGGCAGTAGCCAACATCATCCGTGACGGCCGGATGCCCGCACAGACCACCCACGAGGAGACCGAATGA
- the manA gene encoding mannose-6-phosphate isomerase, class I, with the protein MYQIENVLRPYAWGSTTAIAGLLGRPASGGPEAEMWIGAHPDSPSTAIHPNGVTQPLDALIASDPTHFLGADSLAEFGPRLPFLTKILAAEQPLSLQVHPSLEQAREGFARENAAGIPADSSERNYRDDNHKPEMIFALTPFRALCGFRSPAAAKGVFEHLAKVLDSAAVEVPAIISGVISDLSLPNESKALKAAFTRLIEGGSEVSDAIHEVEAVLRAGAPQEPHQDALAAMLGINEAFPDDPGVLISLLLNHLSLQPGEAVYLPAGNIHAYLHGLGVEVMASSDNVLRGGLTPKHVDVPELIKTIRFESMGVPHVEASGTEFGQELYRPPFKEFQLQRIELGPGAEPVPLAQSGPAVVVVVAGSVVLDSPKSDLPLQRGGAAFIPEVENPVNVHPVQGATETSIAFAVTTGLGK; encoded by the coding sequence GTGTACCAGATTGAGAATGTTTTGCGACCCTACGCGTGGGGTTCGACGACGGCGATTGCCGGCTTGCTGGGGCGGCCCGCGTCAGGTGGTCCGGAGGCAGAAATGTGGATCGGCGCCCACCCTGATTCCCCGTCCACAGCCATTCATCCAAATGGGGTCACGCAACCACTTGACGCACTGATCGCCTCGGATCCTACCCATTTCCTGGGAGCCGACAGCCTTGCCGAGTTCGGGCCCCGGCTTCCCTTCCTTACCAAGATTCTGGCCGCAGAGCAGCCACTTTCTTTGCAGGTGCACCCTAGCTTGGAACAAGCACGCGAAGGCTTCGCCCGCGAGAATGCCGCAGGGATCCCCGCTGATTCCTCCGAACGCAACTACCGGGACGATAACCACAAGCCGGAGATGATTTTTGCACTCACGCCGTTCCGGGCATTGTGTGGGTTCCGCTCCCCTGCAGCAGCCAAAGGTGTTTTTGAGCACCTTGCCAAAGTGCTGGACTCCGCCGCGGTGGAGGTCCCCGCAATCATCAGCGGCGTAATTTCCGACCTCAGCCTGCCCAATGAATCCAAAGCCCTCAAAGCTGCCTTCACACGCCTGATCGAGGGCGGCAGCGAGGTCTCGGATGCCATTCACGAGGTAGAGGCCGTCCTGCGTGCAGGTGCTCCCCAAGAGCCGCACCAGGATGCGCTGGCGGCGATGCTCGGAATCAACGAGGCCTTCCCCGACGATCCTGGTGTGCTCATTTCCCTGCTCCTCAACCACCTTTCCCTGCAGCCGGGCGAGGCCGTGTACCTGCCGGCCGGCAACATCCACGCCTACCTTCACGGTCTGGGCGTAGAAGTCATGGCTTCCTCGGACAATGTGCTGCGCGGCGGACTCACCCCCAAGCATGTGGACGTCCCGGAACTGATCAAGACCATCCGCTTCGAATCGATGGGTGTGCCCCACGTTGAAGCCAGCGGCACGGAGTTCGGCCAGGAACTATACCGCCCGCCGTTCAAGGAGTTTCAGCTCCAACGGATCGAACTTGGCCCGGGTGCCGAACCGGTGCCGCTGGCACAGTCCGGTCCCGCCGTCGTCGTGGTTGTTGCCGGTTCCGTGGTGCTCGACTCGCCCAAGAGCGACCTCCCGCTGCAGCGAGGCGGCGCCGCCTTCATCCCTGAGGTAGAAAACCCAGTGAATGTTCATCCTGTGCAAGGCGCCACCGAAACGAGTATTGCCTTCGCCGTGACCACAGGATTGGGTAAGTGA
- a CDS encoding GtrA family protein — translation MITTLADRIRGLASLFWREVAKFGAVGGVAFVIDSAVYIWLFSGPMHGSEVWAKAIATIVASVFSWVANRFWTFRHRKQANVVREAVLFAVMNFVGLLIASGCVWFAKYVLDLNDKPSLFIAGSVVGLVLGTIFRFFAYRFWVFNEELDAEPAYSHDHEILELHHKEKSAAEAGSGGPSTGELPSIKN, via the coding sequence ATGATCACCACACTTGCAGATCGCATCCGCGGACTTGCCTCGCTTTTTTGGCGCGAGGTAGCAAAGTTCGGCGCCGTAGGCGGTGTTGCTTTTGTCATTGACTCGGCAGTTTACATCTGGCTGTTTTCCGGCCCGATGCACGGAAGCGAAGTCTGGGCGAAGGCCATTGCGACGATCGTTGCAAGCGTGTTCTCCTGGGTAGCCAACCGCTTCTGGACCTTCCGTCACCGCAAACAGGCCAACGTGGTCCGTGAAGCCGTTCTGTTTGCCGTCATGAACTTCGTCGGGCTGCTGATTGCCTCCGGTTGCGTGTGGTTCGCCAAGTACGTGCTGGACTTGAATGACAAGCCATCGCTGTTTATCGCAGGAAGCGTCGTGGGACTCGTCCTGGGCACTATTTTCCGGTTCTTCGCATACCGCTTTTGGGTCTTCAACGAAGAGTTGGATGCCGAGCCGGCCTACTCTCACGACCACGAGATCCTGGAGCTCCATCACAAGGAGAAGTCAGCTGCGGAGGCGGGCAGCGGAGGACCTTCAACCGGCGAGCTGCCCTCCATCAAGAACTGA
- a CDS encoding peptidoglycan bridge formation glycyltransferase FemA/FemB family protein has protein sequence MDFFLQTPAWAAVQRSLGRRVHEQSGPGWSFLAIEEKNPAGKVIYAPYGPVAKSVDAFDAATAALVELAKKERAVFVRMEPVSAGFTASEADALLRSRGLQPAPVNLQPELSWIVDLEGDFKDVLAAMKPTNRNLYRNIHKKGVTFRASQDPADIKVLLHFLHLTAARNGFKPQSDEYLTQVAESLLPSGAGTLFIAELEGEPIAAAFTYDSSDTRTYAHAALDDTHRKLSAGIPLLVTLMADAKEKGLKQVDLWGVAPEDQPDHKWAGFTSFKKSFGGREVAYPGTWDLPVNKLRYGAYQLARKLRDKLR, from the coding sequence GTGGACTTCTTTCTGCAGACCCCCGCTTGGGCTGCCGTCCAGCGCTCGCTCGGCCGCCGGGTCCACGAGCAGTCAGGTCCCGGATGGAGCTTCCTCGCGATAGAGGAAAAGAACCCGGCCGGCAAAGTCATCTACGCCCCTTATGGGCCTGTGGCAAAGTCCGTGGACGCCTTCGACGCCGCGACGGCGGCCTTGGTGGAATTGGCGAAGAAGGAACGTGCTGTCTTCGTGCGCATGGAACCTGTATCAGCCGGCTTCACAGCATCCGAGGCCGATGCGCTCCTTCGTTCCCGCGGCCTGCAGCCGGCACCCGTCAACCTACAGCCGGAGTTGAGTTGGATCGTGGACCTTGAGGGCGATTTCAAGGACGTTCTTGCCGCAATGAAGCCGACCAACCGGAACCTCTACCGCAACATCCACAAGAAGGGCGTGACGTTCCGCGCGTCCCAGGATCCTGCGGACATCAAAGTTCTCCTGCATTTCCTCCACCTGACGGCAGCACGCAACGGCTTCAAGCCACAAAGCGATGAGTACCTCACCCAGGTGGCTGAATCTTTGCTACCGTCCGGCGCCGGAACGCTGTTCATAGCCGAACTCGAGGGCGAGCCGATCGCTGCAGCTTTCACTTACGATTCCTCGGACACGCGAACCTATGCCCATGCCGCCCTGGATGACACCCACCGCAAGCTCAGTGCCGGCATTCCGCTCCTGGTCACTCTCATGGCAGATGCCAAGGAGAAGGGCCTGAAGCAGGTGGATCTCTGGGGCGTGGCCCCTGAAGACCAGCCGGACCACAAATGGGCGGGCTTCACGTCCTTCAAGAAATCCTTCGGTGGTCGCGAAGTAGCCTACCCCGGCACCTGGGACCTCCCAGTGAACAAACTCCGCTACGGCGCCTACCAACTGGCCAGAAAACTCCGCGACAAACTCCGCTAG
- a CDS encoding TIGR03089 family protein, with protein MSIPAANLMTTLRSGHSTSPRLTWYGPDSERVELSGRVLDNWVAKTSNLLQDELDAEPGKAIRLDLPAHWKSFVWALAAWQLGMEVVFDGTTADLLVTDTPDDGAGAGFEAVVAVPLAALAMRWPGDLPPGVVDYAAEVRSHGDVFMAHSEPEASLPAVRGSAGHTHDSLLDGFAAPQEPGVRLLVRASDGLEPGLAAALGAWKEDGSVVLVHPDLEVTGHLLENERVSRS; from the coding sequence ATGAGCATCCCGGCAGCGAACCTGATGACCACCCTGCGATCCGGCCATTCCACCTCCCCGAGGCTGACGTGGTACGGCCCCGATTCCGAGCGCGTGGAGCTCTCCGGGCGGGTCTTGGACAACTGGGTTGCCAAGACCAGCAACCTGCTGCAGGACGAACTGGACGCCGAGCCGGGCAAGGCTATCCGGTTGGACCTTCCCGCACACTGGAAATCCTTTGTGTGGGCACTTGCCGCCTGGCAGTTGGGCATGGAGGTGGTCTTCGACGGCACCACCGCTGACCTGCTGGTAACAGACACTCCCGACGACGGCGCCGGGGCCGGCTTCGAGGCGGTCGTCGCCGTGCCGCTCGCGGCACTTGCGATGCGGTGGCCCGGCGACTTGCCACCCGGCGTCGTGGACTATGCCGCGGAAGTACGGTCCCACGGTGACGTCTTCATGGCACACAGCGAACCAGAAGCCAGCCTTCCGGCCGTCCGCGGCAGCGCGGGCCACACACATGACAGCCTTCTGGACGGATTCGCTGCACCCCAAGAACCCGGTGTCCGGCTGCTGGTTCGGGCGTCCGACGGTTTGGAGCCGGGGCTGGCAGCGGCGTTGGGCGCGTGGAAAGAAGACGGCTCAGTGGTACTGGTGCATCCCGATCTGGAAGTGACCGGGCACCTGCTTGAGAATGAGCGCGTTAGCCGATCCTGA
- the purE gene encoding 5-(carboxyamino)imidazole ribonucleotide mutase yields MTSASTAPLVGLVMGSDSDWPVMEAAADALAEFGIPFEADVVSAHRMPTEMIRYGQTAHERGLRVIIAGAGGAAHLPGMLASVTPLPVIGVPVPLKTLDGMDSLLSIVQMPAGVPVATVSIAGARNAGLLAVRMLASGTDELADRLREDLLKFAQELNDVATKKGENLRHKVEEVFSPANASARSSH; encoded by the coding sequence ATGACATCAGCATCAACAGCCCCGCTCGTAGGTCTCGTGATGGGCTCCGACTCCGACTGGCCTGTCATGGAAGCCGCCGCGGACGCCTTGGCTGAGTTCGGCATCCCCTTTGAAGCGGACGTCGTCTCGGCGCACCGCATGCCCACTGAGATGATCCGCTATGGCCAGACTGCGCACGAGCGCGGCCTTCGCGTCATCATCGCCGGAGCAGGCGGGGCCGCCCACCTTCCTGGAATGTTGGCTTCGGTCACTCCCCTGCCTGTCATCGGCGTCCCGGTTCCATTGAAGACACTGGACGGCATGGACTCACTGTTGTCCATCGTTCAAATGCCTGCCGGAGTTCCGGTTGCCACTGTCTCCATCGCCGGTGCCCGCAACGCAGGACTCCTTGCTGTACGGATGCTCGCCTCCGGCACAGACGAACTCGCAGACCGCCTTCGCGAAGACTTGCTCAAATTCGCCCAGGAGTTGAACGACGTCGCCACCAAGAAGGGCGAAAACCTGCGCCATAAGGTTGAAGAGGTCTTTTCCCCAGCAAATGCTTCCGCCCGGAGCAGCCACTAG
- a CDS encoding LCP family protein, which produces MTTMHKNPNQSGAALTDPVRYPSGASAPVRTKRAFVLVLLTLFIPGSAQIVAGDRKLGRLALRITLTVWALALLTLLIALVNRSMLLSIVTHPVGSLFIIVVLVALALGWAYLFLNTLRIIRPNLLAPGMRPIIAVVLAVTTVVASGSLGYLAYVLNVSRNAIGSIFNAGPAIDPVDGRYNFLMMGGDAGDDRTGRRPDSLSVISVDAKTGESAIISVPRNLQNAQFSEGSPMRKIYPDGYNCGDECLINAVNTEVTNNHKDLYPGVADPGAQATLEAVSGTLGITVQAYVLVDMDGFAKLIDAMGGIRIKAGGWVPISGPVTDEANGIHGMPDGWIPAGDQHLDGFHALWYGRSREFVDDYARIARQQCVQQAMLKQLDPGTLLTKFEDIANAGTKVVESNISSAQLGSFVDLALKSKGQPVKRLTIGPPDFDASFSTVPDFDLIHSKVQELLTSQNSPKADDSMVSNNGSVGSNVAAAGPVPGSFPAAMPAGQQPSPSSSDFTPVTTTPDGTPITEELLNGLKAQGDEQGIRDLVATNGQCAPL; this is translated from the coding sequence ATGACCACCATGCACAAGAACCCAAATCAGTCCGGCGCCGCCCTGACTGATCCAGTCCGCTATCCATCCGGGGCCAGCGCCCCGGTGCGGACCAAACGCGCCTTCGTGCTGGTCCTCCTCACCCTCTTCATCCCCGGCAGTGCCCAAATCGTGGCAGGTGACCGCAAGCTGGGCCGCCTCGCCCTTCGCATCACACTCACTGTGTGGGCGCTGGCTTTGCTGACGCTCTTGATTGCCCTGGTGAACCGGAGCATGCTGCTCAGCATCGTCACTCATCCCGTGGGCTCGCTGTTCATCATCGTTGTCCTCGTTGCTTTGGCTTTGGGCTGGGCCTACCTGTTCCTGAACACCTTGCGGATCATCCGGCCCAACCTGCTGGCGCCCGGGATGCGGCCCATCATTGCCGTCGTCCTTGCAGTAACGACAGTTGTGGCCAGCGGGTCATTGGGCTACCTTGCCTACGTGTTGAACGTCAGCCGCAACGCGATTGGCAGCATCTTCAACGCGGGCCCTGCCATCGATCCTGTAGATGGCCGCTACAACTTCCTGATGATGGGCGGCGACGCCGGTGACGACCGCACGGGTCGGCGTCCGGACAGCCTGTCGGTCATCAGTGTTGACGCCAAAACAGGTGAAAGTGCCATCATTTCCGTACCCAGGAACCTCCAGAACGCACAGTTCAGTGAGGGATCCCCCATGCGGAAGATCTACCCCGACGGCTATAACTGCGGCGATGAATGCCTCATCAACGCCGTCAACACCGAGGTCACCAACAATCACAAGGACCTGTACCCGGGCGTTGCCGATCCTGGCGCCCAGGCAACACTGGAAGCGGTGTCCGGGACCTTGGGTATCACGGTGCAGGCCTATGTGCTGGTGGATATGGACGGGTTCGCCAAGCTCATCGACGCCATGGGCGGCATCCGCATCAAGGCTGGCGGCTGGGTACCTATCAGTGGTCCTGTCACTGACGAGGCCAACGGGATCCACGGCATGCCCGATGGCTGGATCCCTGCCGGCGACCAACACTTGGACGGCTTCCACGCCCTCTGGTACGGCCGTTCCCGTGAATTCGTTGACGACTACGCCCGTATTGCGCGCCAGCAATGTGTACAGCAGGCCATGCTCAAGCAGCTGGACCCCGGCACGTTGCTGACCAAGTTCGAGGACATCGCCAACGCAGGCACAAAGGTGGTGGAATCCAACATCTCCTCCGCGCAGCTCGGAAGCTTCGTGGACCTTGCCTTGAAGTCCAAGGGCCAACCGGTCAAGCGCCTCACTATTGGCCCTCCCGATTTCGATGCATCGTTCTCCACGGTGCCGGATTTCGACCTGATTCACTCCAAGGTCCAGGAACTGCTGACCTCCCAGAACAGCCCCAAGGCCGATGACTCCATGGTGTCCAACAACGGCAGTGTGGGTTCCAATGTCGCGGCAGCGGGCCCAGTCCCCGGCAGCTTCCCGGCCGCTATGCCCGCGGGCCAGCAGCCCTCGCCGTCGTCCTCGGACTTCACGCCGGTGACCACCACGCCGGACGGTACGCCCATCACGGAAGAACTGCTCAACGGCCTCAAGGCCCAGGGCGACGAGCAAGGCATCCGGGATCTCGTGGCAACCAATGGGCAATGCGCCCCGCTGTAG
- a CDS encoding WhiB family transcriptional regulator yields MGQALRIQEDAVVAEHASVKYRSREVPGDWYVDPADPEAADRYNQNVQQSLEDQATALLAAHEALIGDLPAGPDEDVDDPPMELRRPQETPGQPVWIGLPSQGDFDDEGELGWQTDALCAQTDPEAFFPEKGGSTRDAKKVCGACNVRSQCLEYALANDERFGIWGGLSERERRRLRKRAV; encoded by the coding sequence ATGGGGCAAGCGTTGCGTATCCAGGAAGATGCAGTCGTCGCAGAACATGCGTCGGTGAAATACCGTTCGCGGGAGGTACCAGGGGACTGGTACGTGGACCCGGCGGATCCGGAAGCGGCAGACCGATACAACCAGAACGTGCAGCAGTCGTTGGAGGATCAGGCAACTGCCCTCCTCGCTGCACACGAGGCGTTGATTGGCGACCTGCCTGCCGGGCCGGACGAAGATGTGGACGACCCTCCGATGGAGTTGCGTCGTCCTCAGGAAACCCCAGGACAGCCGGTGTGGATCGGACTGCCGAGCCAAGGCGACTTCGATGACGAGGGCGAACTCGGTTGGCAGACAGACGCCCTGTGCGCCCAGACGGATCCGGAAGCATTCTTCCCCGAAAAGGGCGGGTCAACGAGGGATGCGAAGAAGGTCTGCGGAGCGTGCAACGTCCGTTCTCAGTGCCTTGAGTACGCCCTCGCAAACGACGAACGATTCGGCATCTGGGGCGGGCTCTCCGAGCGCGAACGTCGCCGGCTAAGGAAGCGGGCAGTCTAA